From Gammaproteobacteria bacterium:
TCACCACCATCGCCGGCCTGGAAGCGCAATCCTGCGGCGCGCTGAAGTTTGCCGGCGAGCACACCAACTCGTTCTATGAATGGCAGGGTTTCATGGAAGGGGCGGCATTATCTGGCGTTGCGGCCGCCGCCGAGTTAATCGACGACATCCGCGCCCGACGCATTGCCTAAAACTCAGGGCGGTGTTTCTGTCTCGGCCAGAGACACCGCCTTGATCATCGCAAAACAGTTTATTCCCGGCTGCAAACCCAGCGTGTGCAGCGATTTGTGGCTGATGCTGGCCAGCAGTGGCGCACCTGCGTCCAGGGTCAACAACACCGGCTGACGCACGTCGTCGGGTAACTGCACTGCAGTCACTGTCGCCGGCAGCACATTCAAAAAGCTGGTGTTGGCGGGCGGCTCGCCCACCGCAATCCCCACATTGCGCGCCAAAATATGCACCCGCTGCCGACTGCCAACCTGTGCCTGCAAGCGAGGAAGTTGCAAATGTTGGCCGGCAAAATCCAGTTGAGTGAGACCGAACGAGTCATCGTGAGCCAAAACCGTGGTCTCGATCACCGCACCGGCCAGCTCACCCAAGGTACGCCCTGCAGCAAACTGGGTGCTTAATTCACTGATTGCCCCGGCGGCTACGGTTTTGCCATCGCGCATCAGCACCAGGGTATCGGTGATCTGCAACACTTCGCTCAGGGAGTGACTGACGTAAACCAGTGGAATCTGCAACTGCTCGCGCAGGCGACGCACAAACGGCAGCACTTCCTGCTTGCGCGCCTGATCCAGCGACGCCAGCGGCTCGTCCATCAGCAACAATTGGGGACTGGTCAACAAGGCGCGGCCAATGGCCACCCGCTGCTGTTCCCCGCCCGACAATTTTTCGGGCCGGCGCGAAAGCAAATGACCGATGTCGAGCAGCGCGATGATTTCGTCCCAATCAACAAAACGCTGGGCCTGCGGCACGCGCTGCATGCCAAACCGCAGATTTTTTTCCACCGTCAAATGGGCGAACAGGCGCGACTCCTGAAACACATAGCCCAGCGGCCGCTGCGAAGTGGGAACGAAAATCCCGCGCGCATCGTCCTGCCAGCATTGTTCGCCGACCTGCAACCGCCCCTGGGCGCGTTCCAGGCCCGCCAGACAACGCAGCACGGTCGACTTGCCCACGCCCGACGGACCAAACAAGGTCGTAACACCCCGCCCCACCCGCAACTGGGCATCCAGCACAAACGCCCCTAACTGCAACTGAAATTGCGCATCAATGCTCATGGGCAGGAAACCGTCGATTCATCACGTACACCAAAATCAGCACCACCATAGTGAACGCCAGCAACCCCGCCGACAATGCGTGGGCACTGGCGTAATCCAGCACCTCGACCCGCTCGTAAATGGCAATCGACAATACTTGGGTTTGTCCCGGAATGCTGCCGCCGACCATCAACACCACGCCAAATTCGCCCAAGGTGTGGGTAAATCCCAGCACCGCCGCTGTCACATAACCGCGCAGCGCCAGCGGCATCACCACATGCCAGAAGGTATCGAGCTTGCCGGCGCGCAGGCACCAGGCGGCCTCCAGCGGTTTATGGCCCACCGCCACAAACGCGTTTTGCAGCGGCTGCACCACAAACGGCAAGGAATAAACCAGCGAAGCGATCACCAAACCGGTGAAGGTAAACGTCAGCGGCGAGCCGGTCAGCGCCGACCAGGGGCCACCGATCACCCCTTGCGCGCCCAGCGCCAGCAGCAAATAAAATCCCAACACAGTGGGCGGCAACACCAGCGGCAACGCCACCACGGCCTCGACCACCGCAGCCCATTTTCGTCGGGTTCGTGCCAGCCACCAGGCCAGTGGTGTGGCCAGCAACAGCAACAGCACCGTGGTCACCGACGCCAACTGCAGACTCAGCAAAACCGCCGGCCACCAGCTCATTAACGATACCCCGCCTGTCGAATCAATTGCTGCGCCGGTGCCGACTGCAGAAAATTCAAAAATCGCTGCGCTGCCGGCGATTTGTTCGTCAGCAACACTGCACCCTGCTGCAACGGCGAATAATAGTCCGCCGGCACCAGCCAATACGCCCGTGGCACGCCGCTGGCACTTTGCACCTGCGACAAGGCGACAAATCCAAGCTGGGCATTGCCAGTGGCAACAAACTGATAGGCCTGCGCCACGCTCTCACCGCGCACCAGTTTGGGGGTCAACGTCTGCCACAACCCCAGATGCTGCAACACCTGCTGCGCCGCCATTCCGTAGGGTGCCGTCAGTGGGTTGGCCAAGGCCAAACGGCGCAGCGAAGTTGCGCGCAGACTTTGCGCATCCACCGTCGCCGTACGATCCGATGCCACCAGCACCAGCTGTCCTGTTGCGTACACGAATCTGCTGCCGCGCACGGCCTTGCCCTGCTGTTCCAATAATTCAGGATAGTGAGTGTCCGCTGACAAAAAAACCTCGAACGGCGCACCGTTGACAATCTGGGCATACAGCTTGGCCGAGGAGCCACTGCTGATCAGCAGGCTATCGCCGGTTTGGCGTTGATGCAGGGGCTGCAACTGCTGTAAGGTCGACAAAAAATTCGCCGCCACCGCCACCCGCACATCGGCGGCAGAAACGGCGGCAGGAAACAGCATCAAGCCCCCGATTAAAATCGACCAAAACCGCCCACTGGGTGAACTCCGACCGCAACCTCTCC
This genomic window contains:
- the modC gene encoding molybdenum ABC transporter ATP-binding protein, whose protein sequence is MSIDAQFQLQLGAFVLDAQLRVGRGVTTLFGPSGVGKSTVLRCLAGLERAQGRLQVGEQCWQDDARGIFVPTSQRPLGYVFQESRLFAHLTVEKNLRFGMQRVPQAQRFVDWDEIIALLDIGHLLSRRPEKLSGGEQQRVAIGRALLTSPQLLLMDEPLASLDQARKQEVLPFVRRLREQLQIPLVYVSHSLSEVLQITDTLVLMRDGKTVAAGAISELSTQFAAGRTLGELAGAVIETTVLAHDDSFGLTQLDFAGQHLQLPRLQAQVGSRQRVHILARNVGIAVGEPPANTSFLNVLPATVTAVQLPDDVRQPVLLTLDAGAPLLASISHKSLHTLGLQPGINCFAMIKAVSLAETETPP
- the modB gene encoding molybdate ABC transporter permease subunit, with protein sequence MSWWPAVLLSLQLASVTTVLLLLLATPLAWWLARTRRKWAAVVEAVVALPLVLPPTVLGFYLLLALGAQGVIGGPWSALTGSPLTFTFTGLVIASLVYSLPFVVQPLQNAFVAVGHKPLEAAWCLRAGKLDTFWHVVMPLALRGYVTAAVLGFTHTLGEFGVVLMVGGSIPGQTQVLSIAIYERVEVLDYASAHALSAGLLAFTMVVLILVYVMNRRFPAHEH
- the modA gene encoding molybdate ABC transporter substrate-binding protein; this encodes MLFPAAVSAADVRVAVAANFLSTLQQLQPLHQRQTGDSLLISSGSSAKLYAQIVNGAPFEVFLSADTHYPELLEQQGKAVRGSRFVYATGQLVLVASDRTATVDAQSLRATSLRRLALANPLTAPYGMAAQQVLQHLGLWQTLTPKLVRGESVAQAYQFVATGNAQLGFVALSQVQSASGVPRAYWLVPADYYSPLQQGAVLLTNKSPAAQRFLNFLQSAPAQQLIRQAGYR